The Microbacterium paraoxydans genome includes a window with the following:
- the ygfZ gene encoding CAF17-like 4Fe-4S cluster assembly/insertion protein YgfZ — protein sequence MSTSVFDGVPGATAGERGIAHFGDPFREQRRLAAGTAIAPLDDRTVIEVSGPERLPWLDSITSQAVGRLRAGESTELLVLDPQGRVEHAAGVLDDGTSTWLLADAGDAEGLATWLTRMKFRTQATVELRPDLALLGFVDGGPAAERVRGLDYVRIWVDPWQQVAVGGHQYADVAAHPGADLAWRVGIVPGTAARALAAELDREDAAGLLAAEALRIAAWRPRWAAEVDERSLPHESDWLRSAVHLNKGCYRGQETVAKVHNLGHPPRRLALLQLDGSDAVLPEPGAPVFAGDDEVGHVTSSARHHEDGPIALALLSRRAPIGDLVVRAEGIDIAASQQIIVPADAGATADIPRLTRLSRRPTAPDPRDAGL from the coding sequence GTGAGCACCAGCGTCTTCGACGGCGTCCCCGGCGCGACAGCGGGGGAGCGCGGGATCGCCCACTTCGGTGATCCGTTCCGGGAGCAGCGCCGCCTCGCGGCCGGAACGGCGATCGCGCCCCTCGACGACCGGACGGTCATCGAGGTGTCCGGTCCCGAACGCCTCCCCTGGCTCGACTCCATCACGTCGCAGGCGGTGGGTCGCCTGCGCGCGGGGGAGAGCACCGAGCTCCTCGTCCTCGATCCGCAGGGACGGGTGGAGCACGCGGCCGGCGTCCTCGACGACGGCACCTCGACCTGGCTCCTGGCGGATGCCGGCGATGCCGAGGGGCTCGCGACGTGGCTGACGCGGATGAAGTTCCGCACCCAGGCCACGGTCGAGCTGCGCCCCGACCTCGCGCTGCTCGGCTTCGTCGACGGCGGACCCGCGGCCGAGCGCGTGCGCGGCCTCGACTACGTGCGGATCTGGGTCGACCCGTGGCAGCAGGTCGCCGTCGGCGGCCATCAGTACGCCGACGTGGCCGCGCACCCCGGGGCCGACCTCGCCTGGCGGGTCGGCATCGTGCCCGGGACGGCGGCGCGGGCGCTCGCCGCGGAGCTCGATCGGGAGGATGCCGCCGGACTCCTCGCCGCCGAAGCGCTGCGCATCGCCGCCTGGCGCCCGCGGTGGGCGGCCGAGGTGGACGAGCGATCGCTGCCGCACGAGTCGGACTGGCTCCGCAGCGCCGTGCACCTGAACAAGGGCTGCTACCGCGGGCAGGAGACCGTCGCGAAGGTGCACAACCTCGGTCATCCACCGCGGCGGCTCGCACTGCTCCAGCTCGACGGCAGCGACGCCGTGCTTCCGGAACCCGGAGCCCCCGTGTTCGCGGGCGATGACGAGGTCGGGCACGTCACCTCCTCCGCGCGGCATCATGAGGACGGGCCGATCGCCCTCGCCCTCCTGTCCCGTCGCGCCCCGATCGGCGATCTCGTCGTCCGGGCCGAGGGGATCGACATCGCCGCGTCCCAGCAGATCATCGTCCCGGCCGACGCCGGCGCCACCGCGGACATCCCGCGCCTGACGCGGCTGTCCCGCCGACCCACGGCGCCCGATCCCCGCGACGCCGGGCTCTGA